Proteins co-encoded in one Bacteroidota bacterium genomic window:
- a CDS encoding twin-arginine translocation signal domain-containing protein yields MNTTRRGFIKRAGLATAGAITFPYILPSGRLFASTGIRKADHVVFCLFAGGVRNLETLQKAEGNLMTYTLPGTEAISSDILAGMDPLPASTGIPLQLQGSLFKDFRYKSGPTGHFNGHTTAITGVYTDTDLDIKTNPEHPTIFEYYRKHNSPSQTALNTWWVSNSLGPYPALNFSKDANYGAIYGGNHIQPASIISLGGYNALGNPKVFTNAQATAAKSMRTFLDNNFANQTKAADAGVTNAESEASQIEGFIQQSFNEAVAGLYNDPWSLGASMNNDMYNIFFAEKIIQRFKPELMVVNMQDVDIAHSNFTQYCNNMRKADYALSHLWNTIQSTPGMANNTVLIVAPEHGRNLTHNSLVDSYGRYALDHTNDPTSREIFCLILGPAGKVKQNTVFTNPQGLGESIDIVPTIADVLGFYSDIPLSYRNKMGNPLTQAFI; encoded by the coding sequence ATGAATACAACACGCAGAGGTTTTATTAAGCGAGCAGGATTAGCTACAGCCGGAGCTATTACATTTCCTTATATTTTGCCATCAGGCAGATTATTTGCCTCAACCGGCATACGCAAAGCCGATCACGTTGTATTTTGCCTTTTTGCAGGAGGAGTGCGCAATTTGGAAACGCTGCAAAAAGCAGAAGGAAATTTAATGACCTATACATTGCCGGGTACCGAAGCAATATCTTCAGACATACTTGCTGGTATGGATCCATTGCCGGCATCAACAGGTATTCCTCTGCAATTGCAGGGTTCATTGTTTAAAGATTTCAGATATAAATCAGGTCCAACGGGACATTTTAATGGACACACTACTGCCATAACCGGAGTATATACAGATACCGATTTAGATATTAAAACGAATCCTGAGCACCCAACAATTTTTGAATATTATCGCAAGCACAATTCACCTTCCCAAACAGCATTAAATACTTGGTGGGTGAGTAATTCACTTGGACCATATCCTGCATTAAACTTTAGTAAGGATGCTAATTATGGAGCCATTTATGGAGGGAATCACATTCAACCTGCCTCTATTATAAGCCTCGGTGGCTATAATGCATTGGGTAACCCCAAAGTGTTTACGAATGCACAAGCTACTGCTGCTAAATCAATGCGTACCTTTTTGGATAATAATTTTGCAAATCAAACTAAAGCAGCTGATGCAGGAGTTACCAATGCCGAAAGCGAAGCATCACAAATAGAAGGTTTTATTCAACAGTCGTTTAATGAAGCTGTAGCTGGATTGTACAACGATCCATGGAGTTTAGGAGCCAGCATGAACAACGATATGTACAATATCTTTTTTGCTGAAAAAATTATTCAACGATTTAAGCCCGAGTTAATGGTGGTGAATATGCAGGATGTTGATATTGCACATTCTAACTTTACCCAATATTGCAATAATATGCGGAAGGCTGATTATGCGTTGAGTCATCTCTGGAACACAATTCAATCAACCCCGGGAATGGCAAATAATACTGTGCTAATTGTTGCGCCTGAACATGGTCGAAACTTAACTCATAATTCACTTGTTGATTCTTATGGACGTTATGCTCTTGATCATACCAACGATCCAACATCCCGTGAAATTTTTTGTTTGATTTTAGGACCGGCAGGTAAAGTAAAGCAAAATACCGTTTTTACAAATCCTCAAGGACTTGGTGAAAGTATCGACATTGTTCCCACTATTGCGGATGTGCTTGGATTTTATTCAGACATACCTTTGAGTTACCGAAATAAAATGGGAAATCCTTTAACACAGGCATTTATTTAA